The following proteins come from a genomic window of Chlamydiales bacterium:
- a CDS encoding MetQ/NlpA family ABC transporter substrate-binding protein, with product MRKWVLGIGLILLAYSCRTPDTTLKIAATTIPHAELLRFIQEDLIHQGVNLKIIEVDDYTLPNRMVQEGDVDANFFQHQSFLDEEIRMHGYDLMPLTAVHIEPLGIYSLVYRSIDAIKNGSKVAIPQDPTNEARALLLLQDIGLIKIRKSIANLNCITPLDIIENPQHLKFEELDASYLVRGLSDVDLSIIPSNFALQGKLNPLRDPIAVECIDHRYANIVVIKPKDLNKENFQKLKQALNTDKLRLFIEEKYRGSILPSF from the coding sequence ATGAGAAAATGGGTTTTAGGAATAGGGTTAATTTTACTAGCTTACTCATGTAGAACTCCTGATACAACTTTGAAAATTGCAGCAACTACTATACCTCATGCTGAATTACTTAGATTTATTCAGGAAGATTTGATTCATCAGGGAGTTAATCTTAAAATTATTGAAGTCGATGACTACACACTTCCTAACCGAATGGTTCAAGAGGGGGATGTTGATGCAAATTTTTTTCAACATCAATCCTTTCTTGATGAAGAAATTCGCATGCATGGTTACGACTTGATGCCTTTGACAGCAGTTCATATAGAACCCTTAGGCATCTATTCTCTTGTCTATAGATCTATCGATGCCATCAAAAATGGAAGTAAAGTCGCTATTCCTCAAGATCCAACAAATGAGGCACGTGCTTTGCTTCTATTACAAGATATTGGTTTAATTAAAATACGAAAGAGTATCGCAAACTTAAACTGCATAACACCATTAGATATTATCGAAAATCCTCAACACTTAAAATTTGAAGAATTAGATGCTTCTTATTTAGTAAGAGGATTATCAGACGTTGATCTATCAATTATTCCTTCTAATTTTGCTTTGCAAGGGAAATTAAATCCGCTTCGAGATCCGATCGCTGTAGAATGTATTGATCATCGGTATGCAAATATTGTTGTGATAAAACCAAAAGACTTAAATAAGGAAAATTTTCAAAAATTAAAACAAGCCCTTAATACAGATAAACTTCGCTTATTTATTGAAGAAAAGTATAGGGGATCCATTTTGCCTTCTTTTTGA
- a CDS encoding methionine ABC transporter permease: protein MRFTENFLLIWKLIPIELWHTVYMVGVSTFFALFLGLPIAIILRLTDYKGLKENKLIYQTLGTIVNIGRSIPFAILIITIFPLTRWIVGTSIGTTASIVPLTLAAAPFLARMIEGAFKEIEKAVIEASLVMGSTTLQIVSKIFIPEALPSIINGITLTIVNLIGYSAMAGLVGGGGLGKIAIQYGYQRFNGFLMVFTLFIILLLVETIQWTGNKISRTILKKRGLG from the coding sequence ATGAGATTCACTGAGAACTTCCTTCTCATCTGGAAATTGATCCCTATAGAACTTTGGCACACTGTCTATATGGTTGGAGTATCAACTTTTTTTGCACTTTTCCTTGGATTACCTATAGCAATTATATTACGTTTAACTGATTATAAAGGACTTAAAGAAAATAAACTCATTTATCAGACTTTAGGAACAATCGTGAATATTGGGCGTTCAATTCCCTTTGCTATTTTAATTATTACGATTTTTCCTCTTACACGCTGGATTGTGGGTACTAGTATTGGTACAACAGCTTCTATCGTTCCTTTAACATTAGCTGCAGCTCCTTTTTTAGCACGCATGATTGAAGGAGCATTTAAAGAAATTGAAAAAGCAGTGATTGAAGCCTCTTTAGTCATGGGTTCAACAACTTTACAAATAGTAAGTAAAATTTTTATTCCAGAAGCACTTCCATCTATTATTAATGGGATTACGCTTACTATTGTCAATTTGATAGGGTATAGTGCTATGGCTGGTTTAGTTGGAGGAGGGGGGTTAGGAAAAATTGCCATACAATATGGTTACCAGCGTTTTAATGGATTTTTAATGGTTTTTACCCTATTCATCATCCTCTTGCTTGTTGAAACGATCCAATGGACTGGAAATAAGATTTCAAGAACTATACTAAAAAAAAGAGGACTAGGATGA
- a CDS encoding class I fructose-bisphosphate aldolase, translated as MGVGNLDLKASQIEEILGDEADFLLNHICQTIPKEKLHLPSKDWVDRIFSQSDRNNRVLRNLQTIFNSGTLARSGYLSILPVDQGVEHSAGGSFSLNPEYFDPENIILLAIEGGCNAVASTYGVLSILARRYAHKIPFILKLNHNELLSYPNTFDQIFFANIHQAYEMGAVAVGATIYFGSSESSRQIIEVSKAFSYAHELGMATILWCYLRNPAFKTTNIDFHSAADLTGQANHLGATLGADIVKQKLPTNNGGFQTLNFGHTNDQVYSKLSSDHPIDLCRYQVVNSYMGRIGLINSGGPSGKEDFAAAARTAVINKRAGGMGLISGRKAFQRSMKSGIQLLNMIQSIYLNSRITIA; from the coding sequence ATGGGAGTGGGAAATCTAGATCTAAAAGCATCGCAAATTGAGGAGATACTTGGTGACGAAGCAGATTTCTTACTCAACCATATCTGTCAAACTATCCCAAAAGAAAAACTACATCTACCTAGTAAAGATTGGGTGGATCGAATCTTTAGTCAATCTGATAGAAATAATAGAGTATTGCGTAACCTGCAAACTATTTTTAATTCAGGGACGCTTGCCCGATCGGGGTATCTTTCTATTCTTCCTGTGGATCAAGGAGTTGAACATTCTGCAGGGGGGTCTTTTTCATTAAATCCGGAATATTTTGATCCGGAAAATATCATTTTGCTTGCAATTGAAGGAGGGTGCAATGCTGTTGCATCAACGTACGGAGTATTGAGTATATTAGCTAGACGCTATGCTCATAAAATTCCTTTTATTTTAAAGCTCAATCATAATGAACTTTTGAGTTACCCAAATACATTTGACCAAATCTTTTTTGCTAATATTCATCAGGCATATGAAATGGGTGCAGTCGCTGTAGGAGCTACCATTTATTTTGGTTCTTCTGAAAGCTCTCGACAAATTATTGAAGTTAGCAAAGCCTTTTCCTATGCTCATGAACTCGGAATGGCAACAATACTTTGGTGTTATTTACGTAATCCTGCTTTTAAAACAACGAATATAGATTTCCATAGTGCCGCTGACTTAACCGGTCAAGCGAATCACCTTGGTGCAACACTTGGTGCAGATATTGTCAAACAAAAACTTCCAACAAATAATGGTGGTTTTCAAACTCTTAATTTTGGACACACTAATGATCAAGTGTATTCTAAATTATCTTCAGATCATCCCATTGACTTATGTCGTTATCAAGTTGTCAATAGCTATATGGGGCGAATTGGTTTAATCAATTCTGGAGGACCATCGGGAAAAGAAGATTTTGCTGCTGCTGCTCGCACAGCTGTGATTAATAAACGAGCAGGAGGGATGGGTTTAATTTCAGGCAGAAAAGCCTTTCAACGTTCAATGAAAAGTGGAATACAACTTCTGAATATGATTCAATCTATTTATCTAAATTCTAGAATAACAATAGCATAA
- a CDS encoding membrane dipeptidase, producing the protein MIPIIDFHCDLLYYLAQNKKRVAENDESRCSLQQLSKGHVLLQTLAIFTMTKKQSVDLAKKEIEIFYYLPNLYPRSIEHLKAFEISKSNNKIYIVAGIENASGLCEEDEDLEQTFLRLDEYSKTIGPILYISLTWNDENRFGGGNNSKTGLKRDGALLLEYLSGKKIAIDLSHTSDRLAYDILEYLDAKNLDILPIASHSNFRFIANHPRNLPDEIAKEIIRRKGLIGLNFVKDFIGKTFPDDFIKQVSHAISIGGLDTLCFGADFFYEGDFDKKLPTSFYSSFDNSASYPKLIDYLSRVFTKQEIEKIAHINFRNFLSRINR; encoded by the coding sequence ATGATTCCTATCATTGATTTTCATTGTGACTTGCTATACTACTTAGCACAAAATAAAAAAAGAGTTGCTGAAAATGATGAATCACGCTGTTCTCTTCAACAGCTTTCTAAAGGTCACGTTCTACTTCAGACTTTAGCTATTTTTACTATGACTAAGAAACAGTCGGTAGATTTAGCTAAAAAAGAAATCGAAATTTTTTATTATTTACCTAATCTTTATCCTAGATCTATTGAACATCTAAAAGCTTTTGAAATCTCTAAATCAAATAATAAGATCTATATTGTTGCGGGAATTGAAAATGCATCTGGTTTATGTGAGGAAGATGAAGATCTGGAACAGACTTTTTTGCGTTTAGATGAGTATTCTAAAACTATTGGACCAATTCTCTATATTAGTTTGACATGGAATGATGAAAATCGGTTTGGTGGAGGGAATAACTCAAAAACTGGCTTAAAGCGTGATGGGGCACTTTTGTTAGAATATCTTAGTGGTAAGAAAATTGCGATTGATTTAAGTCATACATCAGATCGGCTTGCATATGATATTCTCGAATATTTAGATGCTAAAAACTTAGACATTCTTCCTATTGCTAGCCATTCCAATTTCAGATTCATTGCTAATCACCCACGTAATTTACCTGATGAAATTGCAAAGGAGATTATTCGTCGAAAAGGTTTAATTGGTTTGAATTTTGTAAAAGATTTTATAGGAAAAACATTTCCTGATGATTTTATTAAGCAAGTTTCTCACGCTATTTCCATAGGTGGATTAGATACTCTTTGTTTTGGAGCTGATTTTTTCTACGAGGGCGATTTCGATAAGAAACTTCCAACATCTTTTTACTCATCTTTTGATAATTCAGCTTCTTATCCAAAACTGATTGACTATTTAAGTAGAGTGTTTACAAAACAAGAGATTGAAAAAATTGCTCATATAAATTTTAGAAATTTTTTATCACGGATAAATCGATGA
- the glk gene encoding glucokinase, which yields MILAGDVGGTKVNLAFFKQPLLEYEGINLATFSSQKYENLNLIIRDYLNNTKENFKIEAACFAVAGPIEEKKCYATNLPWIIDTKALVNELNIPNVYLINDLEANAYSIQILPTDSILQIHSKVIHPEGNRCIVSPGTGLGEAGLYWDGKSYYPFASEGGHCDFAPCNQLQMDFLSYLYDHFNHISYERILSGPGLLNIYHFFRDKICLNEPLWLSEKIQKGDPAEIITIHALEKKSILCEKTLDLFVSILGAECSNSVLKYMAIGGVYLGGGIPPKILPKLKERIFYEAFLNKGRFRQLLKEVPVQIILDDKASLKGAAYYCLLHSKKN from the coding sequence ATGATTTTAGCTGGTGATGTTGGGGGCACAAAAGTAAACCTTGCTTTTTTTAAACAACCCCTCCTTGAATATGAAGGTATAAACCTTGCAACATTTTCTAGTCAGAAATATGAAAATTTAAATCTCATTATTCGAGATTATTTAAATAATACAAAAGAAAATTTTAAAATAGAAGCAGCTTGTTTCGCTGTTGCAGGTCCTATTGAAGAGAAAAAATGCTATGCTACAAATCTACCTTGGATTATTGATACCAAAGCTCTTGTTAATGAATTAAATATTCCAAATGTCTATCTCATTAATGATTTAGAAGCAAATGCCTATTCGATTCAAATCTTACCTACTGATAGTATTTTACAAATTCACTCTAAAGTAATACATCCCGAAGGAAATCGTTGTATTGTCTCTCCAGGGACAGGTTTAGGAGAAGCTGGATTATATTGGGATGGAAAATCCTATTACCCATTTGCAAGTGAAGGTGGGCATTGTGATTTTGCTCCTTGTAATCAATTACAAATGGACTTTTTGTCTTATCTCTATGATCATTTTAATCATATATCCTATGAGCGTATCCTATCTGGACCTGGTTTACTCAATATTTATCATTTTTTTCGTGATAAAATATGTCTTAATGAGCCTCTTTGGTTATCTGAAAAGATCCAAAAAGGGGATCCAGCTGAAATAATTACGATCCATGCTTTAGAAAAAAAATCTATACTTTGTGAAAAAACTCTCGATTTATTTGTTTCAATACTTGGAGCGGAATGTAGTAATTCTGTTTTAAAGTATATGGCTATAGGAGGTGTTTATCTTGGAGGAGGCATTCCTCCTAAAATCCTACCTAAGCTAAAAGAAAGGATCTTCTATGAGGCATTTCTCAATAAAGGGCGTTTTCGTCAATTGTTAAAAGAAGTCCCAGTCCAAATTATTTTAGATGATAAAGCTAGTTTAAAAGGGGCTGCTTATTATTGCTTGCTTCATTCAAAAAAAAATTAA
- a CDS encoding ATP-binding cassette domain-containing protein — protein MKEKIVCIKNLTKTYKTQTNKSPYSAIKNINLVINKREIFGMIGPSGAGKTTLIRCLVGLERPTHGVIRIGDAEITLFDHTQIRLARRKIGMIFQNFNLFSSYTVLNNIAYPLLLEGMSYEKRMRKARELLELVGLIDKAHAYPAQISGGERQRVAIARALANNPDILFCDEATSALDPKTTYEILSLLNKLNEELGLTIFLITHEMEVIKQICTHVAVLENGEIIEQGRVADLFAKPQHPMTQRLLQNIHHDLPPNFKKKGAILLRLSFNQKTVGEPIISRLLQKYKVEINILLGGIDILKTEMIGNLIINLSGEQEECSLARNFLESQGVFCDEIH, from the coding sequence GTGAAAGAAAAAATTGTTTGTATCAAAAATTTAACAAAAACCTATAAGACTCAAACTAATAAATCTCCTTACTCTGCAATTAAAAATATTAATTTGGTGATAAATAAGCGAGAGATCTTTGGAATGATCGGACCTAGCGGAGCAGGGAAAACAACTTTAATCCGTTGCCTAGTTGGTTTAGAGCGTCCGACTCATGGGGTGATAAGAATTGGAGACGCAGAAATTACTCTTTTTGATCATACCCAAATACGTTTGGCTCGTAGAAAAATTGGTATGATCTTTCAGAATTTTAACTTATTTTCTTCATATACTGTTTTAAATAACATTGCCTACCCACTTCTTTTAGAAGGTATGTCTTATGAAAAACGTATGAGAAAAGCTCGTGAGCTTTTAGAGCTTGTAGGATTAATAGATAAAGCACATGCTTATCCAGCCCAAATCAGTGGAGGAGAGCGACAAAGAGTCGCTATAGCTCGTGCTTTAGCTAACAATCCAGATATTTTGTTTTGTGATGAAGCAACATCTGCTCTTGATCCAAAAACAACTTATGAGATTTTAAGTCTTCTAAATAAGCTAAATGAAGAGCTTGGTTTAACAATTTTTCTTATCACCCACGAAATGGAAGTCATTAAACAAATTTGCACACACGTGGCAGTGCTTGAAAATGGGGAAATAATAGAACAGGGTAGGGTAGCAGATCTCTTTGCTAAACCTCAACATCCTATGACACAAAGGTTATTGCAAAATATCCATCATGATCTTCCACCAAATTTTAAAAAGAAAGGAGCTATTTTACTTCGCCTTTCTTTTAATCAAAAAACAGTTGGAGAACCTATTATTTCACGTCTTTTGCAGAAATATAAAGTTGAAATCAATATTCTTCTTGGTGGTATTGATATTTTAAAAACTGAAATGATTGGTAACCTTATTATCAATTTATCAGGAGAGCAAGAAGAATGTTCTTTGGCTCGCAATTTTTTAGAATCTCAAGGGGTATTTTGTGATGAGATTCACTGA
- a CDS encoding amino acid permease has translation MNLKPLKPRRTLNVFLLGMLSLAVVISLRNLPFTAAYGFSSIFFYSAAALFFMIPYALISAELASGWPKEGGIYVWVKTALGNRWGFFAIWMQWFHNMTWYPAMLAFVGAILAQFIDPELAKSKFFLLSVIIIGFWGITFTNFLGIKTSALVSAICVIFGAILPGLILIGMALHWVITKGMVAFESMQFVPDLNPTNLVFLSGVFLALSGLEANANLAREVKDPQKNYPRAMLMATFLILAILILGSLAIAIVIPPEKISLVSGLLDAFRFFFDLYHLQWIIPIVFLMTILGSIGEINAWVIAGVKGLFVTTEYGCLPPIFHRTNDRHIPVNLMLFQAIAVTISAFIFLYIPNVSIAYWLLSALSAQMYLLMYILLFISGIVLRYRYPNVRRVYKIPFKNLGIWIAGLMGIGSALLALFLSFTPPVKYFKMEILPFEIVVITGFLINFSIPLIIFSMRKPHWKLLVLKEIKEEIYKNTHE, from the coding sequence ATGAATTTAAAACCTCTTAAACCACGCCGAACGCTTAATGTATTTCTATTAGGAATGCTTTCTCTTGCTGTTGTCATTAGTTTACGCAATCTTCCATTCACAGCGGCTTATGGATTTAGTTCTATCTTTTTTTATTCTGCCGCTGCTTTATTTTTCATGATTCCTTATGCCCTGATATCAGCAGAGCTTGCTTCTGGATGGCCAAAAGAAGGAGGAATTTATGTATGGGTGAAGACAGCCTTAGGTAATCGATGGGGGTTTTTTGCTATTTGGATGCAGTGGTTTCATAATATGACTTGGTATCCTGCTATGCTAGCTTTCGTTGGAGCCATTCTTGCTCAATTTATTGATCCAGAGCTTGCTAAAAGTAAATTTTTTCTTTTATCAGTGATAATAATTGGATTTTGGGGAATTACATTTACAAATTTTCTAGGCATAAAAACCTCTGCCTTGGTAAGTGCAATTTGTGTAATTTTTGGCGCTATTTTACCTGGATTAATTCTAATTGGGATGGCCCTACACTGGGTGATCACCAAAGGCATGGTGGCTTTTGAATCCATGCAATTTGTCCCTGACTTAAATCCAACTAATCTGGTTTTTCTCAGTGGAGTTTTTCTTGCACTGAGTGGATTAGAAGCCAATGCGAACTTAGCTCGAGAAGTTAAAGACCCCCAAAAAAATTATCCGCGTGCAATGTTGATGGCAACCTTTCTTATCCTTGCAATCTTGATTCTAGGTTCTTTGGCCATTGCTATAGTCATTCCCCCTGAAAAAATTAGTCTAGTCTCTGGCCTTTTAGATGCTTTTCGCTTTTTTTTCGATCTCTATCATCTACAGTGGATTATACCGATTGTCTTTTTAATGACTATTTTAGGAAGTATTGGAGAGATAAATGCTTGGGTGATTGCAGGTGTAAAAGGGTTATTTGTCACCACTGAATATGGCTGCCTTCCTCCTATTTTCCATAGAACTAATGATCGACATATACCGGTTAACTTGATGCTTTTTCAGGCGATTGCTGTCACAATCTCTGCTTTTATTTTTTTGTACATCCCTAATGTAAGCATCGCTTATTGGTTACTAAGTGCTTTAAGTGCACAAATGTATTTGCTAATGTATATTTTGTTATTTATTTCTGGGATTGTTTTGCGCTATCGCTACCCAAATGTGCGACGCGTTTACAAAATTCCTTTCAAAAATTTAGGAATCTGGATTGCAGGATTGATGGGAATTGGTAGCGCTCTTTTGGCTCTTTTTCTTAGTTTTACCCCTCCAGTTAAATATTTTAAGATGGAAATATTACCTTTTGAAATCGTCGTGATTACTGGGTTTTTAATTAATTTTTCTATTCCTCTAATTATATTTTCAATGCGCAAACCCCATTGGAAACTTTTAGTCCTTAAAGAAATTAAAGAAGAAATTTACAAAAATACCCACGAATAG
- a CDS encoding aconitate hydratase, protein MGLNVAQKLIKNHLIEGEMKVGEEIGLKIDQTLMQDATGTMVMLELEAMNITTAKTEVSVQYIDHNTLQNDFRNAEDHLFLRSACQRFGIHYSRAGNGVSHPIHMERFGIPGKTLLGSDSHTCAAGCMGMLAIGAGGLEVAFAIAGEVFHIQMPKIWGVKLIGKLPNWVSAKDVILEMLRRHDVTGGVGKIIEYYGPGLDCLSAMDRHVIANMGAELGASTTVFPSDKAIYRFMRSQRRESQWIEILPDKDCSYDLHEEINLSELEPLIACPSSPGNVVPVSQVEGKDVYQVMVGSSANPGYRDFAIVAEIMEGKKAHNQVSFDINPTSRQILENLARNGHLEKLIFSGARIHQAGCNGCIGMGQAPANGRPSLRTVPRNFPGRSGTKEDSVYLCSPETAAAAAITGKITDPRKLEIEYPVVAEPDQLLIDAEAVFPPRLDGRETPLDKGKNIQPLPNFHELPIKLQGPVLIKVKDNISTDEIMPAGSKVLPFRSNIPAISQFVFDQIDETYSDRAKVYQDSGHFIVGGKNYGQGSSREHAALAPRYLGVKAVIVQSFARIHRANLCNFGIVPLIFCESGDWERIHQEDLCSFPDIHQEIQRGNQVTVKNLTQNYVFFVKHDMSQREVQSVLAGGMIGRYRKLGNR, encoded by the coding sequence ATGGGTTTGAATGTTGCGCAGAAATTGATTAAAAATCACCTTATAGAAGGGGAGATGAAAGTAGGAGAAGAGATCGGCTTAAAAATAGACCAAACCTTAATGCAAGATGCAACAGGCACAATGGTGATGTTAGAACTCGAAGCCATGAACATCACTACTGCTAAAACTGAAGTTTCTGTTCAATATATTGACCATAATACTCTTCAAAATGATTTCAGAAATGCTGAAGATCATTTATTTTTGAGAAGTGCCTGTCAGCGTTTTGGTATTCATTATAGTCGAGCTGGAAATGGAGTCAGTCATCCTATTCACATGGAGCGTTTTGGTATTCCAGGAAAAACATTGCTTGGATCAGATAGCCATACTTGTGCTGCTGGTTGTATGGGGATGTTAGCCATAGGTGCTGGTGGACTTGAGGTGGCATTTGCAATTGCAGGAGAGGTGTTTCATATTCAGATGCCAAAAATATGGGGAGTTAAACTTATTGGTAAACTACCTAATTGGGTGAGTGCAAAGGATGTAATTTTAGAAATGCTACGTCGTCATGATGTCACAGGAGGGGTGGGAAAGATTATCGAATATTATGGACCTGGATTAGATTGTCTTTCAGCGATGGATAGACATGTGATTGCAAATATGGGTGCAGAACTAGGTGCCTCAACAACTGTTTTCCCTTCTGATAAAGCGATATACCGCTTTATGCGTAGTCAGCGTCGTGAAAGCCAGTGGATAGAAATTCTTCCAGATAAAGATTGCTCTTATGATTTACATGAAGAAATTAATCTTTCTGAATTAGAGCCATTGATTGCTTGCCCTAGTAGCCCTGGAAATGTGGTACCCGTGAGCCAAGTTGAAGGAAAAGATGTTTATCAGGTGATGGTAGGTTCTTCAGCGAATCCTGGTTATCGAGACTTCGCAATTGTTGCTGAAATTATGGAGGGGAAAAAAGCACATAATCAAGTATCTTTTGATATCAATCCAACTTCACGACAAATTTTAGAAAATCTTGCACGCAACGGTCATCTAGAAAAACTGATTTTCTCAGGTGCTCGCATTCATCAAGCTGGATGTAATGGGTGCATTGGTATGGGACAAGCCCCTGCAAATGGGAGACCTTCCTTGCGGACTGTTCCTCGAAATTTCCCAGGTCGCTCGGGAACAAAAGAAGATTCTGTCTATCTCTGTAGCCCAGAAACTGCTGCAGCAGCTGCTATTACAGGAAAAATTACTGACCCGCGAAAACTTGAAATTGAATACCCAGTTGTTGCTGAACCTGATCAACTTCTTATTGATGCTGAAGCAGTTTTTCCCCCTCGTTTAGATGGCAGAGAAACTCCACTTGATAAAGGAAAAAATATTCAACCATTGCCTAATTTTCATGAGCTTCCTATCAAGCTTCAAGGCCCCGTTTTAATTAAAGTTAAAGATAACATATCGACTGATGAAATTATGCCAGCAGGTTCAAAAGTTCTTCCTTTTCGAAGTAATATTCCAGCAATTAGTCAATTTGTTTTTGACCAAATTGATGAAACTTATTCGGATCGAGCAAAAGTATATCAGGATTCTGGACATTTTATTGTTGGAGGGAAAAATTATGGTCAAGGATCGAGTCGAGAACATGCTGCACTTGCACCGCGTTATTTAGGAGTAAAAGCTGTTATAGTACAAAGTTTTGCTCGCATTCATCGAGCAAATTTATGCAATTTTGGTATTGTTCCTTTAATATTTTGTGAATCAGGGGACTGGGAAAGGATTCATCAAGAGGATCTATGCTCTTTTCCTGATATTCATCAGGAGATTCAAAGAGGCAATCAAGTCACTGTAAAAAATCTAACTCAAAACTATGTCTTTTTTGTGAAGCACGATATGAGTCAGCGTGAGGTTCAAAGTGTTTTAGCAGGAGGAATGATTGGACGTTATCGTAAGCTAGGTAATAGATGA
- a CDS encoding nucleotidyl transferase AbiEii/AbiGii toxin family protein: MKSAIEQSIKEKIKALAKERETTFAELWRNLILERFLTRLAKSSYKEKFILKGGTLLAKYIHLGRETQDLDFFIQKLSNTEQSLRSVLQAICDVDADDSFSFEVAKIKILDHSQLAYTGAEITLQALFGATKTVIRMDLGFGDRVEPIEYPIDLTATSKGLLFESRISLHCYPKEFIFAEKLETIVFRGGGNTRMKDFHDLYSLVRLDVLDSALAKKAVELVFHHRKTPLKKLPASVVVPSVPASMNSGDSIVINTNASMATQWVYMTYEEKFQP; this comes from the coding sequence ATGAAATCTGCAATTGAACAATCAATCAAAGAAAAAATCAAAGCATTGGCGAAGGAGCGTGAAACCACCTTTGCAGAACTTTGGAGGAATCTGATCCTGGAGAGATTTCTTACGCGCTTAGCAAAGTCTTCATACAAAGAAAAATTCATCTTAAAAGGAGGAACGCTTCTGGCGAAGTACATTCATCTTGGAAGAGAAACGCAGGATCTTGATTTCTTTATTCAAAAGCTGTCGAACACCGAACAGTCTTTAAGATCAGTTCTGCAAGCGATTTGCGATGTCGATGCCGATGACAGCTTTTCTTTCGAAGTGGCTAAAATCAAAATTCTCGACCACTCGCAGCTTGCATACACAGGGGCTGAGATCACCTTGCAGGCGCTATTCGGGGCCACAAAAACGGTCATCCGCATGGATTTGGGATTCGGAGACCGCGTCGAGCCGATCGAGTATCCGATAGATTTGACAGCCACTTCGAAAGGCCTGCTCTTTGAAAGCCGAATTTCTTTGCATTGCTATCCAAAGGAATTCATTTTCGCAGAGAAGCTTGAAACAATTGTTTTCCGAGGAGGAGGCAATACCAGAATGAAGGATTTCCATGATCTTTACTCTTTGGTCCGTTTGGATGTTTTAGACAGCGCTTTAGCGAAAAAAGCGGTCGAGCTTGTTTTCCATCATAGAAAGACTCCCCTCAAGAAGCTGCCAGCCTCAGTCGTCGTGCCATCGGTTCCTGCTTCTATGAACTCAGGCGACTCGATTGTCATAAATACGAACGCATCGATGGCAACGCAATGGGTCTATATGACTTACGAGGAAAAATTTCAGCCTTAG
- a CDS encoding type IV toxin-antitoxin system AbiEi family antitoxin domain-containing protein produces the protein MGMIRSKYSEAFRALSKKAVFSSAEGREAGIPPRMLAYFCQKGQIEKVSRGMYKIKDIDFHSAFEWEDLAITALSIPNGVICLISALCYYGLTDEIMREFWIAIPHATTSPSRENARIVRMRNISFGQTTVKIGSRKIKIFDRERTVVDSFRYLDKETALKALQAYLKASKDRKPDIDKLLKYAKKLRVDLTPYISAFTL, from the coding sequence ATGGGTATGATAAGATCAAAGTATTCAGAAGCTTTCAGGGCGCTTTCTAAGAAGGCGGTTTTCTCCTCCGCGGAAGGCAGGGAGGCTGGAATCCCTCCCCGCATGCTGGCTTATTTCTGCCAAAAAGGACAGATCGAGAAAGTCAGCCGGGGGATGTATAAAATCAAGGACATTGATTTCCATTCGGCATTTGAATGGGAGGATTTGGCAATAACCGCTTTAAGCATTCCGAATGGCGTCATCTGCCTTATCTCCGCCCTTTGCTATTACGGGCTGACGGATGAAATCATGAGGGAGTTTTGGATCGCCATTCCGCACGCCACCACCTCGCCTTCAAGAGAAAACGCCCGCATTGTCCGGATGCGGAATATTTCTTTCGGCCAGACAACCGTCAAAATCGGCAGCAGAAAGATCAAGATCTTTGATCGGGAAAGGACCGTTGTAGATTCTTTCCGCTATCTAGACAAGGAAACCGCTTTGAAGGCTCTGCAAGCTTATTTGAAAGCAAGCAAGGATAGAAAACCAGACATCGACAAGCTCCTCAAGTATGCAAAGAAGCTTAGAGTTGACTTAACCCCTTATATATCGGCATTTACATTATGA